One genomic region from Armatimonadota bacterium encodes:
- a CDS encoding anti-sigma factor, producing the protein MDCAQFRENLQGLMEGDLPQEFASLVEQHLATCSGCRRELNQLGRTVRLVGSLVEVPPPPDLRARVARGAGEPAAAPIATCVRARDLLDDHAHGRLAPELADGMDAHLAGCRVCEREIATLEASIAFIRGLNEVDAPPWIHPRVQAEAARRSHPLRFRPVLKGAIGALAAAGAAAAVMLAIRAPVVVRQPAALAQRPARAGEQAAATALSKPAPTGVEETPVVTSSRAGATSAQAPAAARRARLAVKRTVIATRRGIDAMITAARPRLSAAPETSPPSVAVASTVLTAAATPVSHLAAADVEPPVDTQPQAHVEGSTESSQAAMVTLDRSPLSEVRQALLDQHRTEPLTLRPRHERDRFSSGPIRHWGF; encoded by the coding sequence ATGGACTGCGCACAATTTCGCGAGAACCTGCAGGGCCTGATGGAGGGGGATCTCCCGCAGGAGTTCGCTTCCCTGGTCGAGCAGCACCTCGCTACATGCAGCGGCTGCCGCCGTGAGCTGAACCAACTCGGGCGAACCGTGCGGCTGGTGGGATCGCTGGTCGAGGTGCCTCCGCCTCCCGACCTGCGCGCTCGTGTCGCGCGCGGTGCCGGAGAGCCGGCGGCGGCACCGATTGCCACTTGTGTCCGGGCTCGAGACTTGCTCGACGACCATGCCCACGGGCGGCTCGCGCCCGAGCTGGCGGACGGCATGGACGCCCACTTGGCGGGATGTCGAGTGTGCGAGCGCGAGATCGCGACCCTGGAGGCGAGCATCGCGTTCATACGCGGTCTGAATGAAGTTGACGCGCCCCCGTGGATTCACCCGCGCGTGCAGGCCGAAGCGGCCCGGCGATCGCATCCGCTCCGTTTCCGGCCGGTACTCAAGGGCGCCATCGGAGCGCTTGCGGCGGCGGGCGCGGCGGCGGCGGTGATGCTGGCGATCCGCGCTCCCGTCGTAGTGCGGCAGCCCGCGGCACTGGCCCAACGGCCCGCGCGGGCGGGCGAGCAGGCGGCGGCCACTGCGCTATCGAAGCCGGCTCCGACCGGCGTCGAAGAGACCCCAGTCGTAACCAGCTCCAGGGCAGGCGCGACCAGCGCCCAGGCGCCGGCTGCGGCGCGGCGCGCGCGGCTCGCCGTTAAGCGAACGGTGATCGCCACTCGCCGGGGCATAGATGCAATGATCACGGCCGCTCGCCCCCGGCTGAGTGCGGCGCCTGAGACTTCGCCGCCGTCTGTGGCTGTCGCGTCCACCGTGCTGACTGCGGCGGCGACGCCTGTGTCTCACTTGGCGGCAGCCGATGTAGAGCCGCCGGTGGACACTCAGCCTCAGGCACACGTCGAGGGCTCAACCGAGAGCTCGCAGGCGGCAATGGTGACACTTGACCGCAGTCCGCTGTCCGAGGTGCGCCAGGCGCTCCTCGATCAGCATCGGACCGAACCGCTAACGCTGCGACCGCGCCACGAACGCGATCGCTTCTCATCCGGACCTATCCGACACTGGGGGTTCTGA
- a CDS encoding bifunctional precorrin-2 dehydrogenase/sirohydrochlorin ferrochelatase, translating to MPSNEGDGDRRRYYPVLLDLDGRRCVVVGGGEVAERKVRSLVECGAETLVIAPEVTEAIGDLARQGLVKLLRKPYEQGDLAGAWIVIAAAPPAVNAAVAAEARRGRISVNVVDDPRRCDFIVPALVRRGPLLVAISSGGTSPALSRRLRELIEAQVGAEYGELADLLGRLRPEVLASGDEHRRRHIWEAILDSRTLELLREGRREEAELEARRCISCAQD from the coding sequence ATGCCCTCCAACGAAGGTGACGGTGACCGGCGCCGATACTACCCTGTGCTGCTCGATCTCGACGGGCGGCGGTGTGTGGTGGTGGGCGGCGGGGAGGTGGCAGAGCGCAAGGTCAGGTCGCTGGTCGAGTGCGGGGCCGAGACCCTGGTGATCGCGCCTGAGGTGACGGAGGCGATTGGCGACTTGGCGCGGCAGGGGCTGGTCAAACTCTTGCGAAAGCCCTATGAGCAGGGCGACCTGGCCGGGGCATGGATCGTGATCGCCGCCGCGCCTCCCGCGGTCAATGCCGCGGTGGCGGCGGAGGCGCGGCGCGGGCGCATTTCGGTGAACGTGGTAGATGATCCGCGGCGCTGCGATTTCATCGTGCCCGCGTTGGTGCGCCGCGGCCCGCTGTTGGTAGCGATTTCGAGCGGCGGCACGAGCCCGGCGCTGTCGCGGCGGCTGCGCGAGCTGATCGAGGCCCAGGTGGGCGCGGAGTACGGCGAGTTGGCGGACCTGCTGGGGCGGCTGCGGCCGGAGGTGCTGGCGAGCGGGGACGAGCACCGGCGCCGGCACATATGGGAGGCAATTCTGGATTCGCGCACCCTTGAGTTGCTGCGCGAAGGCCGGCGCGAGGAAGCCGAACTGGAGGCGCGACGTTGCATATCCTGTGCACAGGATTGA